One genomic segment of Erythrolamprus reginae isolate rEryReg1 chromosome 2, rEryReg1.hap1, whole genome shotgun sequence includes these proteins:
- the ABHD14A gene encoding protein ABHD14A isoform X2, whose translation MMKKMTMTLIRNRLALLVLGILVTFVLYLLLPTIQHEKFTASVDIPKPRAMEEEVKGTGSGNVTFTRGTILEPSVYFREAVLVQKDGASSTERLAVILLHGQSFTSKTWETLGTLALLAENGYRAIAIDLPGYGNSPRSTSVGTAKGRISFLEQIFKELGLQKPILISSSMSGRYSIPFLFSSGDQLKGFVSIAPVGTKDFTTEQYQQLEIPTLILYGQRDTDLGIQSLKSLQQIPRSKVIMLLGAGHACYLDKPQEFHKALLNFLGELK comes from the exons atgatga AAAAGATGACTATGACTTTGATCCGCAACAGGCTGGCGCTGCTGGTCCTAGGAATCCTTGTCACTTTTGTCCTCTACCTGTTGCTTCCTACAATCCAGCATGAAAAATTTACTGCTTCAGTAGACATCCCTAAACCACGAGCCATGGAGGAAGAGGTGAAGGGTACAGGTTCTGGGAATGTCACCTTCACAAGAGGGACAATTTTGGAGCCTTCCGTTTATTTCAGAGAAGCTGTGCTGGTACAAAAAGATGGAGCTTCCTCCACTGAAAG GCTGGCAGTGATCCTCTTACATGGCCAGTCCTTCACATCCAAGACATGGGAGACTCTAGGAACACTGGCTTTGCTTGCAGAGAATGGCTATCGTGCAATAGCTATTGATTTGCCTG GTTATGGGAACTCCCCACGTTCAACCTCTGTCGGGACAGCAAAAGGCCGCATTTCCTTTCTGGAGCAAATCTTCAAGGAGCTGGGCCTTCAGAAGCCCATTTTGATAAGCTCATCTATGAGTGGCcgatattccattccattcctcttttCTAGTGGAGATCAGCTAAAGGGCTTTGTGTCTATTGCACCAGTGGGTACAAAAGATTTTACAACTGAACAATATCAGCAGCTGGAG ATACCAACATTGATCCTTTATGGACAGCGTGATACTGACCTGGGTATACAGTCTCTGAAAAGTCTTCAGCAGATTCCCAGATCTAAAGTTATCATGCTGTTGGGAGCTGGCCATGCCTGCTATCTCGATAAGCCTCAGGAGTTCCACAAAGCACTGCTGAACTTCCTTGGTGAATTAAAATGA